In Kiritimatiellia bacterium, a genomic segment contains:
- the floA gene encoding flotillin-like protein FloA (flotillin-like protein involved in membrane lipid rafts), with product MPMSTLLTILLVIAALTVLVFVGLFFSFLGTWIRALTSGAPISFFTLLAMTLRRVPPKVIVDARIQLAKAGLNLDTDALEAHYLAGGHVKQVVNALIAADKAGIDLTFQRAAAIDLAGRDVYDAVRTSVNPKVIDCPDPSKGTAMLDAVAKDGIRLLVKARVTVRANLDRLVGGATEDTIIARVGQGIVSAIGSSETYKHVLENPDHISRKVLNSGLDAQTAFEIVSIDIADVSVAGVSGAREVANVGALLETERAEADKKLRQAEAEGRRAMAIAYEQEMRARVQEMQAKVIEAQAQVPLALAEALRKGNLGVMDFYRMQNIMADTSMREALAEGDDKDRKQDKST from the coding sequence GTGCCCATGTCAACTCTTTTGACCATTCTGCTGGTGATCGCCGCACTGACGGTTCTCGTCTTCGTCGGCCTGTTCTTTTCATTCCTCGGCACCTGGATACGCGCCCTGACATCCGGAGCGCCCATCAGCTTCTTCACTCTGCTCGCCATGACGCTCAGGCGCGTCCCACCGAAGGTCATCGTGGACGCACGAATCCAGCTTGCCAAAGCCGGGCTCAACCTCGATACCGACGCCCTCGAAGCCCACTACCTCGCTGGCGGCCATGTCAAACAGGTAGTCAATGCGCTGATCGCTGCGGATAAGGCCGGCATTGACCTCACCTTCCAGCGCGCGGCGGCGATCGATCTCGCTGGGCGAGATGTCTATGATGCCGTCCGCACCAGCGTCAACCCCAAGGTCATCGACTGCCCGGACCCGAGCAAGGGCACTGCGATGCTCGATGCAGTGGCCAAGGACGGCATCCGCCTGCTCGTTAAAGCGCGCGTCACGGTCCGCGCCAATCTGGACCGCCTCGTGGGCGGCGCCACGGAGGATACGATCATCGCCCGCGTCGGCCAGGGCATCGTCAGCGCGATCGGTTCGTCGGAAACCTACAAACACGTGCTCGAAAATCCCGACCATATTTCGCGCAAGGTGTTGAACAGCGGATTGGACGCGCAAACCGCGTTTGAAATCGTATCAATCGATATTGCCGATGTGAGCGTCGCGGGCGTCAGCGGGGCTCGCGAGGTCGCCAACGTCGGCGCCCTGCTCGAGACCGAGCGCGCCGAGGCCGATAAGAAACTTCGCCAGGCCGAGGCCGAAGGCCGACGTGCCATGGCGATCGCCTACGAACAGGAAATGCGCGCCCGTGTTCAGGAAATGCAGGCTAAGGTGATCGAGGCCCAGGCGCAGGTGCCGCTCGCCCTCGCCGAGGCGCTTCGCAAGGGCAATCTCGGCGTGATGGACTTCTATCGCATGCAGAACATCATGGCCGATACCAGCATGCGCGAGGCGCTCGCGGAAGGCGACGACAAGGATCGGAAGCAAGATAAATCCACCTGA
- a CDS encoding DUF2726 domain-containing protein, protein MILIILFILLFALALFLQARLRRRIPDAQSIYEKAESLMTPAELAFFRALEESVTGRFRLFSKVRLADLVRIKGADNRGQWQAAFNVIANKHVDFVAVDPSDMSIRFVVELDDRSHRKSSRQSRDEAVDRILTGAGIPVIRFPASSGYSTQQIRSQLLAAERQQ, encoded by the coding sequence TTGATCCTCATAATTCTGTTCATTCTCCTGTTTGCGTTGGCGCTCTTCCTGCAGGCAAGGCTAAGAAGGCGGATCCCAGACGCTCAGTCCATCTATGAAAAGGCGGAAAGCCTGATGACGCCCGCCGAGCTGGCTTTTTTCCGGGCGCTTGAAGAGTCGGTCACGGGGCGTTTCCGACTGTTTTCCAAAGTGCGTTTAGCCGATCTGGTCCGCATCAAAGGCGCCGATAACCGTGGTCAGTGGCAAGCCGCCTTCAACGTGATCGCGAACAAACACGTAGATTTCGTTGCGGTCGACCCGTCGGATATGTCGATTCGGTTCGTCGTAGAGCTGGACGACCGAAGCCACCGCAAATCGTCACGGCAGTCGCGAGACGAGGCAGTGGACCGAATTCTGACCGGGGCCGGAATCCCCGTCATCCGTTTCCCGGCAAGCTCAGGATATTCGACACAGCAGATCCGTTCGCAACTCTTAGCCGCGGAAAGACAACAGTAG
- a CDS encoding SDR family oxidoreductase, translating to MKASPPPTVLVTGGAVRIGRSICRAFASAGYRVVVHYNASSDAARACCRELENLGTKAWRVRANLASETGCRKLINRAFELAGTIHVLVNNAAVFNACPLSAVDAAALRREFAVNLFAPILLTRFFAERCSRGCVVNLLDRRIAAMDPARIPYVLTKKGLAEFTRSAALALAPRIRVNAVAPGPVLPPPGQGEDYLRARAGKIPTAAPISPDEVGRAVLYLAESPSITGQVLFVDGGQHLLGEGV from the coding sequence ATGAAAGCTTCGCCTCCTCCGACCGTTCTGGTGACCGGCGGCGCGGTCCGCATCGGGCGATCCATCTGCCGGGCCTTTGCGTCGGCCGGTTACAGGGTGGTGGTCCATTACAACGCCTCTTCTGACGCTGCGCGCGCCTGTTGCCGCGAACTCGAAAACTTGGGGACAAAGGCGTGGCGCGTGCGCGCAAATCTTGCCTCGGAGACCGGCTGCCGCAAATTGATCAACCGCGCTTTTGAGCTCGCCGGAACGATTCATGTTTTGGTCAATAATGCCGCAGTATTCAATGCCTGCCCGTTATCCGCTGTGGATGCGGCAGCGCTGCGACGGGAATTTGCCGTGAATCTGTTTGCTCCCATCCTGTTGACCCGATTTTTCGCAGAACGATGCTCGAGGGGCTGTGTTGTGAATTTGCTCGATCGGCGGATTGCCGCGATGGACCCGGCGCGAATTCCCTATGTGTTGACAAAAAAAGGGCTCGCCGAATTCACCCGGTCCGCAGCGCTGGCGCTGGCGCCGCGGATCCGCGTCAACGCGGTTGCGCCGGGGCCCGTACTGCCGCCGCCGGGTCAGGGCGAGGATTATCTCAGGGCGCGAGCGGGTAAAATCCCAACTGCCGCGCCGATCTCACCGGATGAGGTTGGACGCGCGGTCCTGTATCTGGCGGAGAGTCCGTCGATCACCGGTCAGGTCCTGTTCGTGGACGGCGGCCAGCATTTGCTGGGGGAGGGCGTATGA
- a CDS encoding SGNH/GDSL hydrolase family protein, which translates to MAPNHSRPLFIRALQRIALAILATALFLGISEFVLAASGFRHKPREKVLFKPTIAGFIRTMEYLIPTHFSPPGYLWISQPDTLQTDRYGFRKPEIPFEKPPGKYRIAFLGGSTTQGANRPYPERTVRLLNASVGAHFFEMLNIACSAYSTHQSLMALERWGLPRKPDLVIIYHGWNDASVASDGYPDHRKDKWMPTDGHIATNVPLRRWIASLRLYQALSLALEKLDADWPQLRVPPDQFESNLEKMVRMARDAGARVMVFTRPASHRRPLPDVTPIAALAYKKAGFPDDPEERYKAIHQTYTAIQRRVVERNPGAELFDASAVLDRIQARHAAGEFGPDIEIFYRDAIHITEFAEQLLAEELACAIAPELAGRIRFIVNSDRYHFLMAEQFLDDMQVFEAAWHARTCIQLAGGSHPEAEKILRQAEEQFEFVRLFREGRWGGADGDFDTKLRKLQKCLSMRPSDLGVCLQIFRLHIYMNRLADAAQAMSGFQPANDRDEYQWRVFTLQSHKAAGRWSEAVQTARRILELRPDDAEARDIVDKYSSRIPEPSKS; encoded by the coding sequence ATGGCTCCTAACCATTCCCGACCACTATTCATCAGGGCGCTGCAGCGAATCGCCCTCGCCATCTTGGCGACAGCTCTGTTTCTGGGAATTTCGGAGTTCGTATTGGCAGCATCCGGCTTCAGGCATAAGCCTCGGGAGAAAGTCCTCTTCAAGCCGACGATCGCCGGATTCATCCGCACCATGGAATATCTTATCCCGACCCACTTTTCGCCGCCCGGCTATTTGTGGATTTCGCAGCCCGATACCCTACAGACGGACCGATACGGGTTTCGAAAACCGGAAATTCCGTTTGAAAAGCCACCCGGGAAATATCGCATCGCCTTCCTGGGCGGATCGACAACCCAGGGCGCAAACCGGCCCTACCCCGAGCGTACCGTGCGCCTCCTAAATGCTTCAGTTGGCGCACATTTCTTTGAAATGCTCAACATCGCCTGCTCGGCCTACTCGACTCACCAAAGCCTGATGGCCCTGGAACGCTGGGGACTTCCCCGTAAGCCCGACCTGGTCATCATCTACCATGGCTGGAACGATGCCAGCGTGGCGTCCGATGGCTATCCCGACCACCGCAAAGACAAATGGATGCCCACCGACGGCCATATCGCGACCAACGTGCCGCTCCGCCGCTGGATCGCTTCTCTCCGTCTGTATCAGGCCCTGTCACTCGCCCTTGAAAAGCTGGATGCAGATTGGCCGCAGCTCCGCGTCCCGCCCGACCAGTTCGAGTCCAACCTAGAAAAAATGGTTAGAATGGCACGCGACGCCGGCGCCCGAGTAATGGTTTTCACCCGTCCCGCCTCGCACCGCCGTCCCCTGCCCGACGTAACGCCCATCGCGGCGCTCGCCTACAAAAAAGCCGGTTTCCCAGATGACCCGGAAGAGCGGTACAAGGCGATCCACCAAACCTATACCGCCATCCAGCGCCGCGTCGTCGAACGAAATCCAGGGGCGGAACTCTTCGACGCGAGCGCCGTCCTGGACCGTATTCAGGCCCGCCACGCAGCCGGCGAATTCGGACCCGATATCGAGATCTTTTACCGCGACGCCATCCATATTACGGAGTTTGCCGAGCAGCTTCTGGCCGAGGAACTGGCCTGCGCCATCGCACCCGAACTCGCAGGTCGAATTCGCTTCATCGTCAATTCTGACCGCTACCACTTTCTTATGGCCGAACAATTTCTCGACGACATGCAGGTGTTTGAAGCCGCCTGGCACGCAAGAACCTGCATCCAGCTTGCCGGCGGTTCCCACCCGGAGGCGGAAAAAATTCTTCGTCAGGCCGAGGAGCAATTCGAATTCGTGCGCCTGTTTCGCGAGGGCCGGTGGGGCGGAGCGGACGGCGATTTCGACACCAAACTTCGAAAATTGCAAAAATGCCTGTCGATGCGTCCTTCCGATCTGGGGGTCTGCCTGCAAATCTTTCGGTTGCATATCTACATGAACCGCCTCGCAGACGCCGCGCAGGCCATGTCGGGTTTCCAGCCGGCAAACGATCGGGACGAATACCAGTGGCGCGTCTTCACCCTGCAGTCGCACAAGGCCGCCGGCCGATGGAGCGAAGCGGTCCAAACAGCACGAAGAATTCTCGAATTGCGGCCCGATGACGCCGAAGCCCGAGACATTGTGGATAAATATTCGAGCCGAATACCCGAACCCTCGAAATCCTGA
- a CDS encoding FGGY family carbohydrate kinase, translated as MSVEGYIGIDAGTQGLTAVFTDRDMRVLASGDGHYEMLPGLPAGCYEQRPEDWEAALSAAMASLRSELDRKHPGWRVRAIGISAQMHGEVIADEAGRSVGPARLWCDSRNEAEAHELTRALNVKMPKRLTATRWLWTLRNRPELANRAAHLTTPGGWLAYRLTGRWTLGIGDAAGMFPIDQATLNYSQQALATYRSIAPAGAPPIEKLLPIPLRAGEDAGALNSVGARLTGLPEGIPVAPAEGDQPAALAGSLIGEAGMVSLSLGTSICANAVGDRPFKGVHAAIDHFCAPDGKPINMVWLRNGTTFLNTVIDLLGSALDKRSARFGAIMPELLNAAPDCGGVAALPFLDDEPGLGVGRGGLALLAGLTAANASRGNLAKAALLATLYNLRNGIEALDAQGFPRTRLILSGGLLRTPEIGQIVADVLNTPAAILESASEGCAWGAALLAKYRDVRLQGDTRTWASFLEDHSTGHSIEFKPKPDTAAAYSVGYRKHRKLLEIVSNLDAALAD; from the coding sequence ATGAGCGTGGAAGGATACATCGGAATCGACGCAGGCACCCAGGGTCTCACCGCCGTTTTTACGGACCGCGACATGCGCGTCCTCGCATCCGGCGATGGCCATTATGAAATGCTCCCCGGCCTGCCGGCCGGATGCTATGAGCAACGCCCTGAAGACTGGGAGGCGGCTCTGTCGGCTGCCATGGCCTCGCTGCGGAGCGAGCTTGACCGCAAGCACCCCGGCTGGCGGGTCCGCGCCATCGGCATCTCCGCGCAGATGCACGGCGAGGTCATCGCCGATGAAGCCGGCCGCTCAGTCGGTCCAGCGCGTCTCTGGTGCGACAGCCGGAATGAGGCGGAGGCTCACGAGCTGACCCGGGCGCTAAACGTCAAAATGCCCAAACGCCTGACCGCGACGCGCTGGCTGTGGACCCTTCGAAATCGTCCCGAACTCGCCAATCGTGCCGCGCACCTGACCACGCCCGGCGGTTGGCTGGCTTATCGCCTGACCGGCCGTTGGACGCTCGGCATCGGAGACGCGGCGGGCATGTTCCCGATCGATCAGGCGACGCTCAACTACTCCCAGCAAGCGCTGGCGACCTATCGGTCAATCGCCCCGGCGGGTGCGCCCCCCATCGAGAAACTTCTGCCCATCCCCCTCCGTGCGGGCGAGGACGCAGGCGCCCTGAATAGCGTCGGCGCGCGACTCACCGGACTGCCGGAAGGCATTCCCGTCGCCCCCGCCGAAGGCGACCAGCCCGCCGCGCTCGCCGGGTCGCTCATCGGCGAGGCCGGTATGGTCTCGCTGAGCCTTGGCACCTCCATCTGCGCTAACGCCGTCGGCGACCGGCCTTTCAAGGGCGTTCACGCCGCGATCGATCATTTCTGCGCTCCAGACGGCAAGCCCATCAACATGGTCTGGCTTCGAAACGGCACGACCTTTTTGAACACGGTCATCGACCTCCTCGGCTCTGCGCTGGACAAGCGTTCCGCCCGCTTCGGAGCCATCATGCCTGAGCTTCTCAACGCCGCTCCGGACTGCGGAGGCGTCGCGGCGCTGCCCTTCCTCGACGATGAACCTGGCCTCGGTGTCGGAAGGGGCGGACTCGCCCTCCTCGCCGGTTTGACCGCCGCCAACGCTTCGCGGGGAAATCTCGCCAAAGCGGCTCTTCTCGCCACGCTTTATAACCTTCGAAATGGAATCGAAGCCCTAGACGCCCAGGGCTTCCCGAGAACCCGCCTGATCCTTTCGGGCGGGCTGCTTCGAACTCCGGAGATCGGCCAGATCGTCGCGGATGTTTTGAACACCCCGGCTGCCATTTTGGAGAGCGCATCCGAAGGATGCGCGTGGGGCGCCGCTCTACTGGCCAAATACCGTGACGTTCGACTGCAAGGCGACACCCGCACGTGGGCAAGCTTCCTGGAAGATCATTCCACAGGCCATTCAATCGAATTCAAACCCAAGCCGGATACGGCCGCGGCCTATTCCGTCGGTTATCGGAAACACCGCAAGCTGCTCGAGATCGTCAGCAACCTGGACGCCGCACTGGCTGACTGA
- a CDS encoding 3-deoxy-D-manno-octulosonic acid transferase: MTESHRVTTLNAVMVWFLYNILFVIGFALMLPRFLARMVRRGGYWKNFEQRLARYGSDLQSRLAQIQPIWIHAVSVGELFVAFKMIEQWRARRPELRFVLSTTTSTGYALASRRIHPEDVLIYFPLDLPPIVNRALTAIRPRALILVEIELWPNLIRLAHGRAIPIALVNARLSDRSFKGYRLLRFFSRRLLPMIDLFCAQTRMDADRLIALGAPRHRIAVLGSAKYDVASVDPASGSRAREILARAGITENHMILLGGSTWPGEEDALLDVYKSLKTRHRNLVLVLAPRHVERAEDIIRAIRSHALSFVRRSQLEAEVSRGAPQVFLLDTTGELKDLYACADVIFIGKSLTQHGGQNPIEPAAFGKAILCGPNMENFRGVVEDFRQADAIVQVNDLQSLRRVCSELLSNPQRRRMLGERAARVVAEKRGAIDHTIDLLETLLENEPGDDL, translated from the coding sequence TTGACAGAATCCCATCGAGTCACGACGTTGAACGCTGTGATGGTGTGGTTCCTCTACAACATCCTCTTTGTCATCGGCTTTGCATTGATGCTGCCCAGATTTCTCGCGAGGATGGTGAGACGCGGCGGCTATTGGAAAAATTTCGAGCAGCGCCTGGCCCGTTATGGAAGCGATCTGCAGTCGCGGCTGGCCCAAATTCAGCCTATTTGGATCCACGCGGTCAGCGTTGGTGAGCTGTTTGTTGCTTTCAAAATGATCGAGCAGTGGCGGGCACGCCGGCCGGAGCTCCGATTTGTCCTCTCCACGACGACGTCGACAGGATACGCCCTCGCGTCGCGCCGCATTCATCCCGAGGATGTGCTTATCTACTTCCCCTTGGACCTGCCTCCCATCGTCAACCGCGCGTTGACGGCGATTCGACCCCGCGCGCTGATCCTGGTTGAAATCGAACTTTGGCCCAACTTGATCCGCTTGGCCCATGGACGGGCGATTCCGATAGCGCTCGTCAACGCGAGATTGTCCGATCGCTCTTTCAAGGGCTACCGCTTGCTCCGCTTCTTCTCTCGGCGCCTCCTGCCGATGATCGATCTGTTTTGCGCGCAGACTCGGATGGACGCCGATCGCCTAATTGCGTTGGGCGCACCCCGGCACCGGATCGCAGTGCTGGGTTCCGCCAAATACGACGTGGCATCTGTTGACCCGGCATCCGGATCGCGCGCGCGAGAGATCCTCGCGCGGGCCGGCATTACGGAAAACCACATGATTCTGCTCGGCGGCTCGACGTGGCCCGGCGAGGAAGACGCGCTTTTGGATGTTTATAAAAGCCTCAAGACCCGGCACCGGAACCTCGTTCTGGTCCTTGCACCGCGCCATGTCGAGCGGGCCGAGGACATTATTCGGGCCATTCGCAGCCACGCCCTGTCTTTTGTCAGGCGTTCCCAGCTCGAGGCAGAGGTGTCGCGCGGCGCTCCGCAGGTCTTCCTGCTGGATACCACCGGTGAACTGAAGGATCTCTATGCCTGCGCGGACGTGATTTTTATCGGCAAGAGCCTCACCCAGCATGGCGGGCAGAATCCCATCGAGCCCGCCGCGTTCGGAAAAGCGATCCTCTGCGGACCGAACATGGAGAATTTCCGCGGCGTCGTGGAGGACTTCCGCCAGGCCGATGCGATTGTGCAGGTCAACGATCTGCAAAGTCTCCGGCGTGTCTGTTCGGAGCTGCTTTCGAACCCGCAGCGGCGTCGGATGCTGGGGGAACGCGCAGCCCGGGTGGTAGCTGAAAAACGGGGTGCCATTGACCACACCATCGACCTACTCGAGACGCTTCTCGAGAACGAACCGGGAGACGACCTATGA
- a CDS encoding YlbF family regulator, which translates to MKPIVIQQDETPVIQKTKELCQTILDQPAYQQIRQTILDFLSNESMRLQYQRLCDLQDELHEKQESGLPITDEDIAEFEREENDFLRNPLAQRFIDAQRAMHKVEQTVAAYVRKTFELGRLPTDDDFGHGGCGPSCGCH; encoded by the coding sequence ATGAAACCCATTGTCATTCAACAAGATGAGACACCCGTGATCCAGAAGACCAAGGAGCTCTGCCAGACCATTCTGGACCAGCCGGCCTATCAGCAGATTCGGCAGACGATCCTCGACTTTCTTTCCAATGAGTCGATGCGATTGCAGTATCAGCGGCTATGCGACCTCCAGGACGAATTGCACGAAAAACAGGAAAGCGGGCTTCCCATCACGGATGAGGATATTGCGGAGTTTGAACGCGAAGAGAACGATTTTCTTCGGAATCCCCTCGCCCAACGATTCATCGATGCACAGCGCGCGATGCACAAGGTGGAGCAAACCGTCGCCGCATACGTGCGCAAGACCTTTGAATTGGGCCGATTACCGACCGACGACGACTTCGGGCATGGCGGTTGCGGACCCTCCTGCGGCTGCCACTGA
- a CDS encoding NUDIX hydrolase, producing MTAPQDRSPRTVLCEGKWLRFVSESGWEYVEHRRVRGVVIVIARTPEDRLVLVDQYRVPLKRRVLELPAGLVGDGAASDDEAFADAARRELLEETGYWAGRIEFLFDGPMSPGRSPDFYSFFLAENLEKRGRGGGDGTEDIRVEEMPLDGAEGWLDARRKAGELIDPKIYIALYFLTRVRAG from the coding sequence ATGACTGCCCCGCAGGATCGCTCACCGCGCACCGTGCTGTGTGAGGGAAAATGGCTCCGGTTTGTCTCCGAATCCGGTTGGGAATATGTCGAACACCGCCGCGTCCGCGGCGTCGTAATCGTGATCGCGCGAACTCCGGAGGATCGCTTGGTTCTGGTTGACCAGTACCGTGTTCCTCTGAAAAGGCGAGTTCTGGAACTCCCCGCCGGCCTGGTGGGCGATGGCGCCGCGTCCGACGATGAGGCGTTTGCCGACGCGGCGCGTCGCGAGTTGCTGGAAGAAACAGGATATTGGGCGGGGCGGATCGAGTTCCTTTTCGATGGGCCGATGTCGCCGGGCCGATCCCCCGATTTTTATTCGTTCTTTCTCGCGGAGAATCTCGAGAAACGGGGCAGAGGTGGCGGTGATGGAACGGAGGACATCCGTGTGGAGGAAATGCCCCTTGACGGCGCAGAAGGTTGGCTCGACGCCCGCCGCAAAGCCGGCGAGCTCATCGATCCGAAAATTTACATCGCCCTATACTTCTTGACCCGCGTCAGGGCAGGTTGA
- the folB gene encoding dihydroneopterin aldolase: MSMDRIYIRDLMIRCIIGVYPEERRDKQDVIINVELAGDFSKAGLTDNLADAVDYKQIKKNIVGLVEKSSFNLIETLAERIAAICLDHPRVVEAKVTVDKPGALRFARSVAFEITRRKPQA, from the coding sequence ATGAGCATGGACCGAATCTACATCCGCGACCTCATGATTCGGTGCATCATTGGTGTGTATCCGGAAGAGCGCAGGGACAAGCAGGACGTCATCATCAATGTCGAGCTTGCGGGTGATTTTTCGAAGGCGGGCCTCACAGATAATCTCGCGGATGCGGTGGATTACAAACAGATCAAGAAGAACATCGTCGGCCTGGTTGAGAAGAGTTCCTTCAATCTCATCGAGACCCTCGCCGAACGCATCGCGGCCATCTGCTTGGATCATCCACGCGTGGTCGAAGCGAAAGTGACGGTTGACAAGCCCGGCGCGCTGCGTTTCGCGCGGAGCGTCGCGTTCGAAATCACCCGCCGAAAGCCTCAGGCGTGA
- a CDS encoding LysM peptidoglycan-binding domain-containing protein — MNLVESRSSNSAVSLGLAILGILLGAIAIYVAYSGRGSMSDFDSRISELEQKVQRLSGSTEELSGQIRGLHHNTKTALQSLADQLNTIRQELKTARPPAATVSAPQQTGEAANQAPSAATSASSGRTYTIRAGDVLAKVARENGTTLDAILKANPGINPNRLKVGQVINLP, encoded by the coding sequence ATGAACCTCGTTGAAAGTCGATCTTCGAATTCTGCCGTTTCTCTTGGACTCGCCATCTTGGGCATCTTGCTGGGCGCGATCGCGATTTACGTGGCCTACAGCGGGCGTGGTTCAATGAGCGACTTTGACAGCCGCATTTCCGAACTCGAACAGAAGGTTCAGAGGCTCTCGGGTTCGACGGAAGAGTTGAGCGGCCAAATCCGCGGGTTACACCACAACACGAAAACCGCGCTTCAGAGCCTGGCGGACCAGTTGAATACGATCCGGCAGGAGCTCAAAACAGCGAGACCGCCAGCGGCGACTGTTTCAGCACCTCAACAAACCGGTGAAGCGGCAAACCAAGCTCCTTCGGCGGCGACCTCGGCATCGTCCGGCCGCACCTACACCATTCGAGCAGGCGACGTGCTCGCCAAGGTCGCACGGGAAAATGGCACGACGCTGGACGCCATTCTCAAGGCTAACCCGGGCATCAACCCGAATCGCCTGAAGGTCGGCCAGGTCATCAACCTGCCCTGA